A region from the Methanosarcinales archaeon genome encodes:
- a CDS encoding ASCH domain-containing protein, which translates to MNVLLSVKPKYAEEIVSGRKKYEFRKSIFKREDIEKIYIYSSSPVKKIIAIVEIDCILLDSPQLLWKQCHGDAGISEREFFNYFKNSDIGYAIKISNVQELTPPIDPYIDEDFRPPQSFYYLPMSYLQSYWEYQIYDINCGHGIVADSYPGYPK; encoded by the coding sequence ATGAACGTTTTACTGTCGGTTAAGCCAAAATACGCTGAAGAAATTGTATCGGGTAGGAAAAAATACGAGTTCAGGAAGTCCATTTTCAAACGAGAAGATATCGAAAAAATCTATATCTATTCCAGTTCTCCTGTTAAGAAAATTATTGCCATTGTTGAGATCGATTGCATTTTATTAGATTCGCCCCAGTTGTTATGGAAGCAATGCCATGGAGATGCGGGAATATCTGAACGTGAATTTTTCAATTATTTCAAAAATTCGGATATAGGTTATGCTATTAAAATTTCCAATGTCCAGGAATTAACTCCTCCAATTGATCCATATATTGATGAAGATTTCAGACCACCTCAATCGTTTTATTATCTACCTATGAGCTACCTTCAGTCATATTGGGAATATCAGATTTATGATATAAATTGTGGGCATGGTATAGTTGCAGACTCGTATCCTGGATATCCAAAGTAA
- a CDS encoding restriction endonuclease subunit S, which translates to MDSYEKLILPENWAWMPVKEIIEKIPLTNKKLKQKEYQQNGKFPVIDQGQVFIGGYTDKEELKISYESPLIVFGDHTKIVKFVNFDFVAGADGVKVIRPKKVFYPRLFYYFIQGIPLPDKGYARHFQFLEKSFIPLPPLPEQHRIVERIEQLFTNLDAGVESLKAARAQLKRYRQSVLKSACEGRLVPNEAELARAEGREYEPAEVLLERILEERRRKWEEKNKGKKYKDPIAPETDKLNELPEGWHWGGLDEISQHIVDCLHSTPKFVNEGKYCIDTNCIEQGKIIFENARFVSVDTYNERVRRLVPKAGDILFAREGTIGTAVIVPPNFDICLGQRMMMFRTENGIDSSYFMLALQSKIFELQWKLKITGSTVPHINIGEIKMMAIPLPPLTEQHRIVTEVERCLLAADEMEKTIEHSLKQAERLRQSILKRAFEGKLIPQDPEDEPAGVLLERIKGEKAKREAEEKAKNKKR; encoded by the coding sequence ATGGATAGTTATGAAAAACTTATATTACCAGAAAACTGGGCATGGATGCCAGTTAAAGAAATAATTGAAAAAATCCCATTAACAAATAAGAAACTGAAACAGAAAGAATATCAACAAAATGGAAAATTTCCAGTTATTGATCAAGGCCAAGTCTTTATTGGAGGATATACTGATAAAGAAGAGTTAAAGATTTCTTATGAGTCTCCTTTGATAGTTTTTGGTGATCATACAAAAATTGTAAAATTTGTTAATTTTGATTTTGTAGCAGGTGCCGATGGTGTAAAAGTAATTCGACCTAAAAAAGTGTTTTATCCTAGACTTTTTTATTATTTCATTCAGGGAATTCCACTACCAGATAAAGGTTATGCTAGGCATTTTCAGTTTTTAGAGAAATCATTTATCCCCCTTCCCCCACTCCCCGAACAGCACCGCATCGTCGAGCGCATCGAACAGCTCTTCACCAACTTGGACGCCGGCGTGGAGTCGCTCAAGGCGGCCCGGGCCCAGTTGAAGCGATACCGCCAGTCGGTGCTGAAATCCGCATGTGAGGGCAGGCTGGTGCCTAACGAAGCTGAGCTGGCGCGGGCCGAGGGGCGGGAGTATGAACCTGCTGAGGTGCTGCTGGAGAGGATACTGGAGGAGCGGCGGCGGAAGTGGGAGGAAAAGAATAAGGGGAAGAAATATAAAGACCCTATAGCGCCTGAAACCGACAAGTTAAATGAACTTCCAGAAGGGTGGCATTGGGGTGGATTAGATGAAATTTCTCAGCATATAGTAGACTGTTTACATAGCACTCCTAAATTCGTAAATGAGGGGAAATATTGTATTGATACAAATTGCATAGAACAAGGAAAAATCATTTTTGAAAATGCACGTTTTGTTTCAGTTGATACTTACAATGAGAGAGTTAGGCGCTTGGTTCCTAAAGCTGGAGATATTTTATTTGCACGTGAAGGAACAATTGGAACTGCTGTTATAGTACCACCAAATTTCGATATTTGTTTAGGCCAAAGAATGATGATGTTTAGAACAGAAAATGGAATTGATTCATCATATTTTATGCTAGCATTACAATCTAAAATATTTGAACTTCAATGGAAACTAAAAATTACTGGCTCAACTGTTCCACATATAAATATTGGGGAGATCAAGATGATGGCTATCCCCCTCCCACCCCTCACCGAACAGCACCGCATCGTCACCGAAGTGGAGCGTTGCCTCTTGGCGGCTGATGAGATGGAAAAGACCATCGAGCACAGCCTTAAACAGGCAGAGCGCCTGCGCCAGAGCATCCTGAAGCGGGCCTTTGAGGGGAAGCTGATTCCCCAGGACCCGGAGGATGAGCCGGCAGGGGTGTTGTTGGAGCGGATAAAGGGAGAGAAGGCAAAGCGTGAGGCTGAAGAGAAAGCGAAAAATAAGAAGCGATAA